The Crocosphaera subtropica ATCC 51142 genome includes a window with the following:
- a CDS encoding peptidoglycan-binding domain-containing protein → MATVMATEKLPLLKNGDSGSSVRFLEQLLSSIYWFSQRPNWPTLITENVIFDAKYDDQCQKIVKEFQQNYNANFPAPAPHITVDGIVGPETWQALGDAIFRYTYAFP, encoded by the coding sequence ATGGCTACCGTAATGGCTACAGAAAAATTACCTCTTTTGAAAAATGGTGATAGTGGCTCTTCAGTTCGATTCCTTGAACAACTATTATCTTCGATTTATTGGTTTAGTCAAAGACCCAATTGGCCGACGTTGATTACAGAGAATGTCATCTTTGATGCCAAATACGATGATCAATGTCAAAAGATTGTCAAAGAGTTCCAACAAAACTACAATGCGAACTTTCCGGCACCAGCACCCCATATCACTGTAGATGGAATTGTTGGCCCTGAAACATGGCAAGCATTAGGTGATGCCATTTTTAGATATACCTATGCGTTCCCATAA